A window from Kribbella jejuensis encodes these proteins:
- a CDS encoding alkaline phosphatase family protein — MQVTRRRRRDETGPSSPLRRRVPLVTAGATAVAVTLAGTAVASTTGFGKDHVGQVTDKGQVISSDQYIKPIGDRLVLQKGKIMSSTVSPDGSHLAASVTDGGMALAIVDLKNWKVQQYIGNNAAADLKIPGNDVGQEGPTYSPDGKQVWLGQTDGYRKFTVNADGSLANPTFVSIPADGAKHSLAAEAVFSADSSTVYSAVNGQNRVVAIDTATGTIKQSWATGNAPRDLVMVDGKLYVSNEGGRTAQAGDTTLNSYGTNVVANQDSITTTGTVSVIDPANPSAAVASIPVGLHPTALYAKNGAVFVTNVASNTVSVIDTKRGKVTQTIATQPWPAASVGYEPDGATLTDDGHLLVSLGRANAIAVYKYKNPLEPVSYVGLLPTDYFPAELAQVGKDIVVSNTRGIDALRDTTAAGHGTHDTTSSLTKFQLPDDQAIKKYTKTVFDQNGWTNGSAQVATDKGHRKPVPVPAKLGDPSTIKHVFLLVKENRTYDQVYGDIPEGNGDPALTQYGENVTPNQHALAKQFGLYDNTYDVGTNSAEGHNWLMQADNPEYTESSAGEYLRSYDTEDDALGHQKSGFLWTGAQAAGKSVKDYGEFLSIEKKPTGASWQNLYCDTKQMQAGADTKYPIQVGSAIPSLNKVAVQGFPQFDTSVPDIYKEQVWEKDFKKNGPANLNMFWYSNDHTGGTANGPAQVADNDLAVGRTVDAITHSKYWKDSAIFIVEDDSQAGLDHVDGHRAPIQIISPYAQHGVVDSHYYTQITMIRTIEQILGISPMNQKDTAATPMFGAFTPKPNFTPFTALPNRTSLTGGVNPLPSCGADVPAAQNPNVAPAPTASVPANMTAMAAQWSAWKDQQRTTGPNAKADFANPAQMNHYNWYESHNWSTAYPGESQIFAPQNVPGAVIPGAENDG; from the coding sequence ATGCAGGTAACACGCCGCCGCAGGCGTGACGAGACGGGCCCGTCCAGCCCCCTCCGGCGCAGGGTACCACTGGTCACGGCGGGTGCCACGGCGGTCGCCGTGACGCTGGCCGGCACCGCGGTCGCCTCGACGACCGGCTTCGGCAAGGACCACGTCGGGCAGGTCACCGACAAGGGCCAGGTCATCTCGTCCGACCAGTACATCAAGCCGATCGGCGACCGTCTCGTCCTCCAGAAGGGCAAGATCATGTCGTCGACCGTCAGCCCCGACGGCAGCCACCTGGCCGCCTCGGTGACCGACGGCGGGATGGCGCTGGCCATCGTCGACCTGAAGAACTGGAAGGTCCAGCAGTACATCGGCAACAACGCCGCCGCGGATCTCAAGATCCCCGGCAACGACGTCGGCCAGGAAGGCCCGACGTACTCGCCGGACGGCAAGCAGGTCTGGCTGGGACAGACCGACGGCTACCGGAAGTTCACCGTGAACGCCGACGGTTCGTTGGCGAACCCGACGTTCGTCTCGATCCCGGCCGACGGTGCGAAGCACTCGCTCGCCGCCGAGGCCGTGTTCTCCGCGGACAGCTCGACCGTGTACTCCGCGGTCAACGGCCAGAACCGCGTGGTCGCGATCGACACCGCGACCGGCACGATCAAGCAGAGCTGGGCGACCGGCAACGCGCCGCGCGACCTGGTCATGGTCGACGGCAAGCTGTACGTGAGCAACGAGGGTGGCCGGACCGCGCAGGCCGGCGACACGACGCTCAACTCGTACGGCACCAACGTCGTGGCCAACCAGGACTCGATCACCACGACCGGTACGGTCAGCGTGATCGACCCGGCGAACCCGTCGGCCGCCGTCGCGAGCATCCCGGTCGGTCTGCACCCGACCGCGCTGTACGCGAAGAACGGCGCGGTGTTCGTCACCAACGTGGCCAGCAACACGGTCTCGGTGATCGACACCAAGCGCGGCAAGGTCACCCAGACGATCGCGACCCAGCCGTGGCCGGCGGCCTCGGTCGGGTACGAGCCGGACGGCGCCACGCTGACCGACGACGGTCACCTGCTGGTCTCGCTCGGCCGGGCGAACGCGATCGCGGTCTACAAGTACAAGAACCCGCTCGAGCCGGTCAGCTACGTGGGTCTGCTGCCGACCGACTACTTCCCGGCTGAACTCGCGCAGGTCGGCAAGGACATCGTGGTCTCGAACACCCGCGGTATCGACGCCCTTCGCGACACGACAGCCGCCGGCCACGGGACCCACGACACCACGTCGAGCCTGACCAAGTTCCAGCTCCCGGACGACCAGGCGATCAAGAAGTACACCAAGACCGTCTTCGACCAGAACGGCTGGACGAACGGTTCGGCGCAGGTCGCCACGGACAAGGGCCACCGCAAGCCGGTGCCGGTCCCCGCGAAGCTCGGCGACCCGTCGACGATCAAGCACGTGTTCCTGCTGGTCAAGGAGAACCGCACCTACGACCAGGTGTACGGCGACATCCCGGAGGGCAACGGCGACCCGGCGCTGACGCAGTACGGCGAGAACGTGACGCCGAACCAGCACGCGCTGGCCAAGCAGTTCGGGCTGTACGACAACACCTACGACGTCGGCACGAACTCCGCCGAGGGTCACAACTGGCTGATGCAGGCCGACAACCCGGAGTACACCGAGTCCTCGGCCGGTGAGTACCTGCGCAGCTACGACACCGAGGACGACGCGCTCGGCCACCAGAAGAGCGGCTTCCTCTGGACCGGCGCGCAGGCGGCCGGCAAGTCCGTCAAGGACTACGGCGAGTTCCTGTCGATCGAGAAGAAGCCGACCGGTGCGAGCTGGCAGAACCTGTACTGCGACACCAAGCAGATGCAGGCCGGTGCCGACACGAAGTACCCGATCCAGGTCGGCTCGGCGATCCCGTCGCTGAACAAGGTCGCGGTGCAGGGCTTCCCGCAGTTCGACACCTCGGTGCCGGACATCTACAAGGAACAGGTCTGGGAGAAGGACTTCAAGAAGAACGGTCCGGCGAACCTGAACATGTTCTGGTACTCCAACGACCACACCGGCGGGACCGCGAACGGCCCGGCGCAGGTGGCCGACAACGACCTGGCCGTCGGCCGGACCGTTGACGCGATCACGCACAGCAAGTACTGGAAGGACTCGGCGATCTTCATCGTCGAGGACGACTCGCAGGCCGGGCTGGACCACGTCGACGGCCACCGGGCGCCGATCCAGATCATCAGCCCGTACGCGCAGCACGGTGTGGTGGACAGCCACTACTACACGCAGATCACGATGATCCGCACGATCGAGCAGATCCTCGGGATCTCCCCGATGAACCAGAAGGACACCGCGGCCACCCCGATGTTCGGCGCGTTCACTCCCAAGCCGAACTTCACCCCGTTCACCGCGCTGCCGAACCGCACCTCGCTGACCGGTGGCGTGAACCCGCTGCCGAGCTGCGGCGCCGACGTTCCGGCGGCGCAGAACCCGAACGTGGCGCCGGCACCCACGGCGTCCGTTCCGGCGAACATGACCGCGATGGCGGCGCAGTGGTCGGCGTGGAAGGACCAGCAGCGCACCACCGGCCCGAACGCCAAGGCCGACTTCGCGAACCCGGCCCAGATGAACCACTACAACTGGTACGAGTCGCACAACTGGTCCACGGCGTACCCCGGCGAGAGCCAGATCTTCGCGCCGCAGAACGTCCCGGGTGCGGTCATCCCGGGCGCCGAGAACGACGGCTGA